The stretch of DNA CAAAGCCCGCTTCCGGAACATACAGCACCTCCATGCTTTCCAGCCACTCTATGACTTTTAACCTTCCGTTCCGCAGAGCATTTTCCAATCCGGGAAGGGTATCCTTATGGTACAGCCCCAGCAGCGGCTGTACTTTGCCTGAAAGTGATACCGGCACGACCGCAAGCGGGCGGCAGCTTGCTGCCGTGGGGCCGGGTGCTGCTCCGGCTGCAGATTGCCCGCAGCGTACCTTATCCGCCAGGGCGCCTTTCTTCGCTCCGCCATCTTCCGCAAGCCGCCCGGCGCCTTGCCCCGCTGAATCTGCGGCCAAATGCCTACCATCCCGCTTCAAAGCGTCCACAATGTACCGCATAAACGCTGCGGAAGCGAACGGCAAATCGCAGGCTGCGGCAAAATGCCATTCCGCGTCCGAAGCGGTCATTCCCGCATGAAGCCCCGCCAACGGACCGCAGCCCGGGAAGCGGTCGGCAGCCTGCGGGAGCCGCAGGAATCGGTAATCCTCCCGCTCCTCCGTCCCGCAGGCGATCGTGACCGGCTCCGCGACTTCACCGAGCGCGGCGGCAACCCGGGCAATAGCGGGAATGCCTCCGAATTTCAGAAGAGACTTATCGGCGCCCATCCGTCTGGAGCGGCCTCCGGCGATCAGAATGCCGGCAATATGCATAACGTCACCGCCTTTTTTGACAAAAATATCTTATTAAATGGAAGCATAATCCTTAAAATCCTATAGATTTAGCAAAATGAGAAAATGCTGGTTTGTACACCCTTTCAACAAATGATACGATGATATTAGCGGCTAAGACCGGCTCTTATTTATCATACACGGCATTTGCGGGAGGAGAGCACCCAAGTTGCGGGAGAATACTGGAAATCCATCAACCTTCACATTCTTAAAATGGTTCAACTTTTTCGTATACGGAACAATGGTTCTGTTCACCAGTTTCTTTCAGCTTTATCTGCAGGACGTCGGGATGAACAAGCTGGAAATCGGTGTGTTAATGTCGATCGGACCGCTCGTGTCGGTCTTCGCCAACCCGTTCTGGGGAATATGGACCGGCCGATATCAAAATAACAGGGTCGTCGTACTGCTGATGCTGGCAGGCACGCTTTTGTTCTCCCAGATTATTTTTCAGGCAAGTACATATGAAACGATCTATACTGCGATGATTCTGTTCTATTTCTGCCAAACCCCGCTGTTCGCGCAGAGCAATACGCTCGTCTTAAGCTATATCGACGGAACGCCTCTCCGCTTCGGCTCCTTCCGTCTCTTCGGATCGCTAGGCTGGGCGCTGACGGCTATTGCTGCAGGCCCGGTTATTCAGTTCGGCGGCGTCTCGGTGCTGCCCTACCTGTTTGCGGTCCTTCTTGGTTTGTCTATCGTATCGCTCGCCGCCATGCCTAAGCTGCGTAGCTCTATCGGAACAGCGCCTTTGCCGCTTAGAGGGTTTCGCCTGCTGTTCAGGAATCCTTATTTCCTGTTCTTTATCTTTTTCGGCATGCTGGTATCCATTCCTAACACAATAAATAATACGTTCATGTCGCTGTATATCAATGATATGGGCGGCTCCAAAACGATGATCGGTCTCGCCGTATTCCTCTCCTCCATCCTGGAAGCGGGTGTGTTCATGCTGTGCAAACGCTATTTGCGCCGCAAAATATCCGTTCTCGTCGGCTGGCTGGCGCTGGTCAGCGTTCTGTTCGTGCTGCGGTGGTGGCTGATGTCCCAGGCGACGCTGCCGCTTGAGGTGGCCTTGATTCAAATTTTACATTCCGTAACGTTCGGCGGCTTCTTCTACGTTGGGACGGAGTTGACGATGCTGCTGATCCCTGGACCGTACCGCTCCTGCGGACAGGCTCTCTACACCCTGTCCTGGGGCGGAATTTCGGGCATGATCGGCGGTATTCTTGGCGGATGGCTGTTTCAGTATCTCGGAGCCCAGAGCATGTACGAATTCTGTGTCTTCCTTTCGCTCATCGGCGCGCTGGGATACGGAGGAATGTGGTTTATTATCAAAAGGGACGATTACCGCCCCACTGCGGCGACCCATGATGAACTTGAAGAAGACGGGATTTAGCTCGCTTTATGAAGTCTCTCCGGCCATTTGTTTATCGAGCTGCTCCAATACGAAATGCCATGCCTGCTCATGCGCGTTCCTGGAATCCTCATTATAAAATCCCGTATGTGTGAGACTTAGCAGCGTACCGCTGTGCCGGGGAACCAGCTCGACCGTGACAACAGTCTCGGCTCCTTGGGTTCCCCCCTCTCCCGTAACCCATGTCATTTCAACAAGACGGTCTTGTTCGAGCCTAATAAACCGGCCGTAATGAGGATGCCGCCGAACCGCGCCGTCCGTACCGCTGGGGGAAATGGTCTCAAAAAAGAAGACGGTGTTGACTTGGCCCTGCATGATCACGGAACCAGGCGCCGCAAACCAACGGTCAAACCGCCTGGTCCACGCTTGATAAATAACTTCAGGCAATGCATCCATCTGCCGCTCCACTTTCAAAGAAAAAGCCATCGAATCCTCATTCCTTTCTAGTTATAAAACGGTTTAACTCCTTGGATTGCAAAAAAAACGGCTGACACGCTTTCGGGCGGCAGCCGTTTCTTCATATGTTCTCAGATTAACCCTGCTTCGGTGGCTGAAACGAGCTCTTGAGCGAAACGATCAGGTTGAAGACAGGCTTGCCAGGCTCGGAGTACCGGCTGTCCACATTAAAGTAACCATGCCGGAAAAATTGGTACTTGTCCTGCGCCTTGCTGTCCTTCAGTTCGTGCTCTACGAAGCCGTGCAGGATTTCAAGCGATTTCGGGTTCAATTGGTCGAGGAAGGACCCCGTCCCCTTATCTGCGGCTTCCTGTTCTTCGGCTTCCCCTTTATTTTCGGTTTCCTCCGCCAAAATCAGCGGTTCATACAGGCGGAATTCCGCCGCAGCGGCGTGGCCCGCCTCCACCCAGTGCAGCGTTCCTTTCACTTTGCGGCCGGTAAAGCCGCTGCCGCTCTTCGTTTCCGGATCGTAGGTGCAGCGCAGCTCGGTCACTTCGCCGTTCTCATCCTTGATCACTTCGTTGCACTTGATGAAATAGGCGTGCTTCAGGCGCACCTCATTGCCCGGGAACAACCGGAAATATTTATTCGGCGGATTTTCCATAAAATCATCACGCTCAATGTAAATCTCGCGGGAGAACGGAATTTGCCGGCTGCCCATTTCCTCGTTCTCACTGTTATTCTCCGCTTCCAGCCATTCGACCTGACCCTCGGGATAGTTGGTAATAACGACCTTAAGAGGACGAAGCACCGCCATCGTGCGTGGAGCCTTCAGCTTCAGATCCTCGCGGATAAAATGCTCCAGCATTTGCAGATCGACCAGGCCTTGGCTTTTGGAGATGCCGGTCTCGTATACAAAGGCGCGGATAGCTTCCGGCGTGTACCCGCGGCGGCGGAGACCGGAAATCGTCGGCATCCGCGGGTCGTCCCAGCCGTCGACATGCCCTTCGTCCACCAGCAGCTTCAGCTTCCGCTTGCTCGTTACGGTCTGCGCCAGATTCAGGCGGCCGAATTCATATTGATGCGGCGCGGCAGGCATTTCGCATTCAGCGATAACCCAGTCATAAAATGGGCGCTGATCCTCGAACTCCAGGGAACAGAGGGAATGCGTCACGTTCTCAATGGCATCCTCAATCGGATGCGCGTACGCGTACATCGGGTAAATGCACCATTTGTCGCCTGTATTGTGGTGATGGGCATGGGAAATGCGGTAAATGACCGGGTCTCGGAGATTGATGTTGGGCGAAGCCATATCGATCTTGGCGCGCAGCACCTTCTCTCCATCCTTGAATTCGCCCGCCCGCATGCGGCGGAACAGATCCAGACTCTCCTCCACGCTGCGGTCGCGATACGGGCTGTTCTTCCCCGGTTCGGTCAGCGTGCCGCGAAGCTCGCGGATTTGGTCCGCGCTGAGATCGTCGACGTAAGCCTTGCCCTTGTTAATTAATAGCTCCGCCCGCTCGTACATCTCTTCGAAATAGTCGGAGGCGAAGCGCAGATTCTCCCAATCATAACCGAGCCATTTCACATCTTCCTCGATCGATTTGACATACTCCGTATCTTCCTTCAGCGGATTCGTGTCGTCAAACCGCAGGTTCGTCTTGCCGCCGAACTCGTCGGCCAGCGTGAAATTGATCCAAATCGCCTTGGCATGTCCGATGTGGAGATAGCCGTTCGGTTCCGGGGGGAACCGGGTGACGACTTCATTCACTTTGCCGGAGCGGAGATCTTCGGTAATGACATTTTTAATGAAATTGGAGGGGGTGCTTCGGTTCTCCACAGCAATCAACCTTTCATTCTATAGTTCTTGTCCTTGTTCTTGTATAAACATGTTTCCTCTTAATATACCCGTTACGCAAGGATTGTTCAATAAAATGGCATATCCGCCCAGGACTCCGGTTCCCTTTGACTTCCCGCCGGTTCATGGAGTAGCATGAGGTTCAGGAGGAGGCGAGCGGATGAAACCGATTAAAATGCCAAAAGAGCATCGGGAAGCGATGCTTGATCATATCCAGGAATTTTTCGAGCTTGAACGCGGCGAAAGCATCGGACGCCTCGCGGCGGACAGCCTGCTGAAATTTTTCCTGAAGGAGCTTGGACCTGCCGTATACAACCAGGCGCTGAGCGACTGCCGGATTCTGACGGCGCAGCGGATGCAGGGGCTGGAAGAGGATATTTACGCCCTGGAATGGAAAAAAGAAGGCCGTTAACAACCGGTATTCATAGCCTGCAAAGAGCACGATAGAAAAAGGGAGGCGGCAGCTTGTTCCATTTTGTCATTGATGATGAGCTTGTCCTTAAGCCGCTGGCGCCTGAGCATGCCCTGCCCATGTTTGAGCTGGTCGACCTGTCGAGGGCCCGTCTGAGCCAGTGGCTGCCTTGGGTGGACAGCGTAACGGAGCACGCTCATATCACAAGCTACATTAAGAACGCCGTTAAGCAGGGAAGCGAGAACGGCGGCTTCACCGCAGGCCTGTGGGTGGACGGCGAATTCGCCGGCGTTATCGGATTTCATGAAATCGATTGGCATAACCGGTCTGTCGGCATCGGCTATTGGCTCGGCCAGGGCTATTGCGGCAAGGGATACATGACGAGCGCCTGCCGGGTGTTTATCGACCATGCCCTGATGGAGATGGAGCTGAACCGGGTAGAAATCCGCTGCGCAACGGGCAATACCCCAAGCCGCGCTATTCCCCAGCGCCTTGGCTTCGTGCTGGAAGGAGTAATCCGGGAAGCCGAGCTGCTGCCGTCAGGCTATGTCAATCATGCCGTATACGGTATGCTGCGCAGCGAGTGGAAGATGCTGAGGTAAATGATCTGAGGTGAATGCAGCGTCACTATGCAGTATCTTTGCGTACTTTTCCTGGCTGCGAAAAGATGAACGGCGGTCCGAAAAGGGTCCCGCCACTTATTCTCCTGCGTCCAGCCACGCCTGGAATTTCGCCCGGATGCCGGACGCAAGGCTGCTTAGCCGGACCAGTTCTTCAAGGCCGCGCTTGTCCCCGCGCCCGGCTTCCATCATATGCAGCACGCGCGATACCGGCACTCCGCCGTCACCGGTGGAGATCTTCACTACCGCCGAGCCGGAGGCCAGTTCCCCTTCGCGCAGCACACGGAAATAGAAGCCGCTGAAGCCTGTCTTCAGCACCTGCGCGGGCATATCCGCGGGACCGTGCTTTTGCGAGAGCTTGAAGCAGGGATACCGGGGCTGACTCACCTGAAGAAGCGCGCTGCCGACCTCGTAGATGTCCCCGATGCACACTTCCGTTTCGAGCAGCCCGGCGGTGGTCGCATTTTCCCCAAAGGCGGCGTAGCCCAGCTTCTTGCCCAGCCACTCTTCCCAATAAGGGTAATGCTCTGACGGATACACGCAGACGGCTTTATCGGGTCCTCCGTGATTGACTAGATCGGCTTGTCCATCCCCGGTCAGCCCGCCTGCAGACACATGCACAGGCCCCTCTACAGGAGATTTGTAGATGCCTGTCTCCAGCGATTTTCCGCGATAAAGGGTCGAAATCGGCATCCCCACATTCAATGATATGATCTTCATGACGATCCCCGCTTTCATTTCGTTTAAGTGATTACACGAGACGGCAGCTCATAAATACCTCGTCCACATAGCGGCCTGCAAGGTAAAATTCCTCCCGCAATCGCCCTTCTTCATCGAACCCGCATTGCCCATAAAATGCCAGGGCCGTTGCGTTGCAGGACAGCGCGCGCAGCCGAAGCTTGCGGATGCCGCGTTCCGAGGCCAGCTCCTTAACCGCTTCGATCAGGCTTCGACCGATTCCCAAACGCTGCCAATCCGGATGGACGGCTATATGAATCTCATAGACATGCCGGTTGCTCTTCATTCCGGTAGGACAGCCGAAGCCGACATAACCGCACAGCGTGTCCCCTTTCACCGCCACTAGCTGGGAGCCGGGAGGCGCATGCAGCAAATAGTCCTCGCTCGACCGCCACGACAAGGCCGCGGGAGCCGTATCCTCGGTCCATATCAGATGATCCAGCATAATCAGCTCACGAACGTCGCGAAATTCCGAGAAGCGGATCGACATCGTCTCTCTGTCTATGTGAAGCATTTTCGTATCCCCCTTGCATATAAACGGCGCACAGAATAAGCGCCGATTTATTGAAGCTGCCTTCTCGCGCCCCGGTTAGGCCGACTTCGCCGATCCCGCCGATTCCGCAAGCGGCGCGCGGCGGCTGCCATACGCATGAATCAGGAAGAATCCCACCGACAGCGCCGCCACTCCGCAGGCCAGCCAGGCGGCCTTGGCCAATCCCCCTTCATCGTACAGGCTTCCCATGAAGTAAGGTCCCAGCACTCTGCCAACCGAGCCGATTCCGCCGGTCAGCCCAAGATAGAACGGAGCTCCCCGGTCGGCGTGCTCCGAGATATACGCCGGCATGGCCGGAGAAATCAGCATTTCCCCAAGCGTCGTCAGCAGCATCGCCAGCAGCATGCCGCTATAGCTCGGCAGTGCCAGAATCACAGCATAGCCGCTCAGATAGAAAAAAGCGCTCGCTGTCATTTGGGCCGCCGCTTCGGCCGCGAACCAGCGCCTGATCAGGCTCACCAGCGGCTGCGCCGCGAAGATCAGAATGCCGTTAAGCGTCCACAGGAAGCCGTAATATTTCTTCGGCAAATCTTCCGAAATAATGAACGGCGACACTCCCGTATTCCAGATGGAGTTGCCGATCAGCAGGAAATAGCGACCCGAGAGCCATGAACAGATAAATCCTGGTGTTGCCCAGCAGCTGCCAATTGGATACAGGCCGGGACTGCCCTTTCTTGGACTCAGGCGGAACGGTTCCTTGCGCGCCGCCCGGCGAACCGGAAGCCGATAAACGCCTGAATGGCAGGCATGGACAGCGAATTGAACAGACCAACGAGGCCCATTGCAATCATGAACGCCGTCCAATTGGCGCTTGCCGCAGGGAGAGCGAACAGAGCCAGCGCATTTAAGGCCAGCGCGCCGACAATCAGCTTGTTCACCCCGACCTTATGATACAGGGAGCCTCCGAGCAGCTGCCCGGCAATGCCGCCAAGCGATTGAACCAGAATGACGAGTCCGGCGTCCGTCATGCTCCGTCCGAGTTCGTCAAACACATACATCGTAACGAGCGGCCACATCAGCGCGCTGCCGGTCGCGTTAATCAAGCTTGCAATCAAAAATACTTTGACTTCTCTAGGATAGTTGTCCAAAAACCTCATCTGCCTATACATCCCCTGTAATCTATGTGTCAGTTATTACCACCCTAGTATTACGCCTAACTGACGTTTGGGGCAAGCTTATGCATTGACGCTTTAACGCAGTTCAACCTCAACTGTTGCGGAGAAAAAGGTCGCTCCCTTCCCCATATCGCTCAGCCGGTCCGGGGTAAGCACATTGCTCCGCTGCGGGCGGTCTTTTCCTTCCCACCACAGCCCCTGGCTGATGACGGTACCGGGCAGCATCCGGTCGGTTACCGCCGCCCAAATCTGTATCATGCCGCGGTCGTTGTACACTTTGACCTCATCCCCGTCGGCAATTCCCCGCTCCGCCGCATCCGCGGGATGAATTTGCAGAGTCGGCCTTTTCTCTAAGGTTTGATGCTTCCCGACATTGGAAAAGGTGGAGTTGAGGAAATTATGGTTCGGCGGCGATATGAACATAAGCGGATATTTATCCCCTTCATCCGGACGCCGGATGCCGTCAAAGCCTTCGACAAGCGGAGTATAGGTTGGCAGCGGCGGCAGTCCCGCATTTTCCATCGTCCGTGAATACAGTTCAATTTTGCCGGAAGGCGTGGGCAGGTTATCCAGATACCGTTCTTTAGGCGTCATATCCAGTTTGACATGGCGCTCGGCTTTCAGCCGCTCCAGCGTCACTCCGTTCAGATACGGATTGCGCGGGTAGTCCAGCGCCTCACGGATCATTTCCTCCTCGCTTTGCCCAAAAGCCTCCTTGTCAAAACCCATGGCCTTTCCAAGCAGGGAGAACAGCTCGACGTTGCTCTTACATTCCCCCGGGGCTGCTAGCACCGGCTCCTGAAGCTGGATATAATGATGCCAGTAAGAACTGTACAAATCGGTATTCTCAAAAGCCGACGTCGAGGGCAGCACAATATCGGCATACCTGGCTGTATCGGTTAGAAAAAGATCATGCACGACCGTGAACAGGTCCTCTCGCGCGAATCCGCGCCGCACCCGCTCCGCGTCCGGCGCGACGACGAGCGGATTGCTGCAATAGACGAACAGCGCCTTTATCGGCTGCTCCGTCATTTCCAGCGCTTCGCCGATCCGGTTCATATTTATGCTGCGCGCCCGCGGGTTCGGGCGAAGATCAGGACGCTCCAGCGCCCGGGAATTCATCGCGGCATATCCGCTGTTGCCCTTGGTCGCGCCTCCCCCCGTCTTCAACCACTGTCCGGTCAGTGCAGGCAGACAGGCGATGCTGCGCACCGCCATGCCTCCGTTGTCGTGATGCTGAAGCCCGTTGCCGATGCGGATAAAAGACACCGTCGCCTCTCCGTACAGTTTACCCAACTGTTCAATGTCTTCGGCTGGGATGCCCGTAATGGCCGCTACGGCCTCCGGCGTATACTCTTCCGCCTGCTTCCGCAGTTCTTCATGCCCCACCGTGTAAGTCTTGAGGAAACTCGCGTCCGTCATCTCGTCGCGGAATAATATATGCATGATGCCGAGCGCCAACGCCGCATCCGTCCCCGGATAGAGCGGCAGGAACCAGTCGGCCCACTGCGCCGTGCGGTTGCAGTGCACGTCGATGACAACGATCTTGGCGCCCTTCTTCCGGGCCTGCTCCGCCAGGACGACCTGATGCATGTTCGTGCTGACGATATTTCCGCCCCAGACGATGATCAGATCGGCGTTCGCGATATCCTCAGGGCTTGTCCCGCCGCTGAAGCCCATTGTATATTTCCAGCCCGCGTTTCCGGCGGCATTGCAGATTGTCTGCTCCAGACGGCTCGCTCCAAGCGCGTTAAAGAACCGGCGGTCCATGCCCTCCACACTGAGCACGCCCATATTGCCGTAGAAGCTGTACGGCAATATGCTCTCCGGGCCGTATTCCTCCGATAACTGGCGGAATTTTCCAGTTATTTCAGCAATCGCCTCATCCCAGCCGATCGGTTCGAATACGGCCTCTCCCTTGCGTCCTACCCGGCGAAGCGGAGTCGTCAGCCTTTTCGGATGATGGATACTCTCTGCTATATGCCTGACCTTGTTGCAGATGGCTCCCCTCGTAACCGGATGCTCGGGATTTCCCTCGACTTTTACAATTTTGCCGTCTTTCTTATGCACAAGAAGCCCGCAAGTGTCGGGACAATCCAGCGGGCATACCGCCGGAAATACGCCGTTCTCTAATTTTTCCATACCCGCAGCCCTCCTTATTTTCACTGCTGTTATTGTATAATCGAACGTCCCCTTGCGTAAAGGTGAATCGTGCCCGGAATAGCTGATTCGTTCCGGCAATTGCCGGGTAATAGAAAACATGAAATACTCCCTATTGATTTCGCCGTAAGCTTCGGTTTCGTTCCCCCGGACCGATAGCTGTTACGGCGAACTTTGTTTTGTCGTAATTGTCTGTCGAATACGGAAATAAAAAGGCACCGCTCCACTGGAAGACGGTACCTTTGTTTGGTTGGACATTCTTATTATTTAAAGAAGATTATTCCCGTTAACTGCGGGAATTATGCGTGTTTCTTCACACCTGCGGACGCTACACTGTCAAGCGATTGAACCGCCGCAGGGGATTTGCGCAGGTAGGCGTTCCAGTAGGCGCCCGCTACAAAGAGGGCTCCGCCTGTCAGGTTGCCGAGCCAGACCGGCACGAAATTGCCAATGTACTGTCCCCAAGAGAAATGGCCTTCGAAAATGGCCGCCGGAATAAGGAACATATTAGCGACAACGTGCTGGAATCCGATGGCGACGAAAGCCATGGTCGGGAACCAGATGCCGATAATTTTGCCGCTGAAATTGTCTGCGCCGTAGGACAGCCAGACAGCCAGCGCGACAAGCCAGTTACAACCGATACCCGAGATGAAAGCTTGCAGGAAAGTGACGTCTAGTTTATGCTCCGCCAGATCGACCAGTTTATCGAGGTAAACGCCGTCGGCGGTCAGACCGACGACATGGCCGAAGAAATATGCCACAAACAGTGCTCCCGCCAAATTGCTCAGCGTAATCAGAATCAGATTCTTAATCGTCTCTCCAAACGAAATCTTCTTGGAAAACATTGCGAGCGGTACAGCCATCATATTACCGGTCAGCAGTTCGCCCCCTGCCAGAAGCACGAGAATCAGCCCGACCGGGAACACCGCGGCCCCGATAAAGCTGGCGATGGACCCCCATTCCTTCGGCGCGCTGGCAATGACGCGAATATCAAGCAAATACCCTAGAGCGATGAACGCTCCTCCCAGAAATCCGAGGATAAGCACGGTGGCCAGAGGGTTATGAGCCTTCTTTATGCCGTTCTCCACCGTCACTTCGGCTATTTGCTGCGGTTTGTTATAAGCCATGTTACCTGTCTCCTTCTAATATTTACTTTAAATTTTTCCTTTAGGTCTCATTGTAGCGCTTCGCCCCTCACATTTACGTGATAATTATCACTTGAAGAAAACAACAAGTGAAAATTTTCACTGGTGTGTCAAAATTTAAACCGCTTCCGTAAATTGGAAGAATTATGTATACGGATACGCGTTTATTTGCTGCGAAAAATACAAAAACCGGAGCCGCTTGGGCACCGGTTTTCAAGCGATATTTTCGATAACATGTAGTTTAAATGCGGGGAATTTACCCGTTAAACTCTGACCGGCTGTTTGCTGTCCGCAGACTTCGGCAGCGCCTGAAGGCCGACGGTGTTGAGGAAATTCCAAGGCTTATTGTAATGCGGCTGGAAGAAGAAATCGATGAAGGCAAGCTGGTCGACCGTCATGCGGTTCTGAATGCAGACCGAAATCGTATTGATCGACTGGGTCAAATCCATTTTCGACATGATCTGTGCTCCCAGAATACGGCGCGTGCAGCGTTCAAAGACTACCTTGAGCTGAACCTCTTCGAAGGAAGGCATGAATTCCGGACGGTAATTGTCCTTAATCATCACCGCTTCGGCTTCGATTCCTTCATGCTTCGCGGCTGCTTCGGTCATGCCGGTTGCCGCAATGTTGTCCTCGTAAATTTTGATACCCGAAGTACCCTGAGTTCCCATATAAGGAATCGTATTATTGACCAGATTGCGGGCAACTAGTGTGCCCATGCGTACAGCATTGGTAGCCAGCGGGATATAGGCGTGTTTGCCGGTCGGGTTATAGTGAATCGCGCAGCTATCCCCGGCAGCAAAGACATCCGGAGCGCTGGTGCGCATATAATCATTCACGATAATCGCTCCGTTGCCGAGCATATCGACCTGCCCCTTCAGCAGTTCCGTGTTCGGGCGGAAACCGATGCAAAGGATGACCAGATCGGCGTTGTATTCGCCTTTATCGGTAACAATTGTCGTGACTTTGCCGTTCTCGCCTTTGAAGGAGCTTACCTTTTCGCCCAGCGCCAGTTCGATGCCGTGATCCTTTAGAGACTGTTCAATCGGATTTGTAAATTCGGCGTCGAGATATTTGCTTAGAATGCGCGTCTCCGCGTCGATCAGCGTGACCTCTTTACCGTTAAGCTGGAATGCCTCGACCAGTTCGACGCCGATATAGCCGGCTCCAACAACTGCGATATGCTTGGCGTGCTGAGCTTTTTCGATAATCGTATTGGAATGTTGGAAGTTCTTTGAGAGCACAATGTTATCAAGCTCAATTCCCTCAAGCTTCGGCATAATCGGCCAAGACCCTGTCGTTACAATCAGCTTGTCATAGGTGTCGTCGAATTCCTTGCCTGTGCTTAGGTCGCGGGCGCGCAGCGTTTTGTTCTTCGTATCAACGGAGACAACCTCATGGCGCATATTGGTCTTGACTCCAAGCTCAGCCAGCTTCTCCGGGGAAGAATAGAACAGCCCCTGCGGGTCCTTCACAACGCCTCCGACATACAGCGCAATGCCGCAGGACAGGAACGAAATGTTGTCGTTTCGCTCATACACGGTAACCTCGGCCTCCGGGTACAGCTGGGCGGTATTGACAATAGCGGCGGTTCCTGCGTGGGTACACCCGATAACAGCTACTTTCATGATTTCTTCCTCCTCCATTTTGAAAAATTCTCTTTTTTATGGAATATTAAGTGAGTGTGACTTATTTCACTTAATGCCATCATTATATTGTGATAATAATCACATTTCAATCTTTTTTCCGTTTTTTAACAAAGTGTTCACAATTTAAAATATTCAATTTCGGAAAAAGTCCGTATTAGTTTTGCCCGCTTGCCCGCACATTATGTCAGTGACAGGCTAAAGCAGCCGGTCTTTCGGTACACCGTATCTTCAAGCGATTTGCCGGCGGTAAGGAAGGAATTCAATCTTTCCGTAAAAAAACCCCCGGATTCGCTGGCGAACCCGGAGGCTGTAAATTTATTTAAAAGTTAAAAATGTTAAATTATAAAAGGCCGATCAGCGTTCCTTCCCTGTCAATCTGCACGCCCTCGGCGGCAGGCTTAGCCGGCAGTCCCGGCATCGTGACAATGCTGCCGGTAACAACAACGGCGAATCCGGCTCCCAGCGAGAGCGTTATGTCGCGAACCTGAACAGTGAAGCCCTCGGGCGCTCCAAGCAGGCGCGGCTGGTCGGAGAAGGAATAAGGCGTCTTGGCCATGCACACCTGCAGATGGCTTAAGCCGAGCCTTTCGATCAGCGCCAGACTGCGTTTGGCCGCCGGACTGAAGGCGACATCGGCGCCGTGGTATATTTCCTTGACGATTTTGCCGATCTTGGACGGGATGTCCAGTTCGTCTTTGTACAGCGGCGCATAAGCGGAAGTATCCGATCCGGACAGCAGCTTCTTGAGCGCGGTCGCCAATTCCAGACCCCCGGCGCCGCCCTCGGCCCATGCCTTGGAAATGGCGGCAGGCACATTCAGGCGCTGGCAGGCCGCCAGCACTTCCTGAATTTCCGCTTGGCTGTCGCCTTCAAAATGATTGAGGGCCACCAGCACCGGAACGCCGAATTTCCGTAAATTCTTGATATGCCGCTGCATATTGGAAAGTCCGGCGATCAGCGCGGCCCGGTTCCCGGCATACAGCTCACTCTTAGGGACACCGCCGTTATACTTCAGCGATTTCACCGTAACGACCAATACCGCCGCGGAAGGCTTAAGGCCCGACTGGCGGCATTTGATGTCCATGAATTTCTCCGCTCCAAGATCGGCGCCGAAGCCTGCTTCCGTCACGACGACTTCGCCCAG from Paenibacillus sophorae encodes:
- a CDS encoding SRPBCC family protein, whose amino-acid sequence is MAFSLKVERQMDALPEVIYQAWTRRFDRWFAAPGSVIMQGQVNTVFFFETISPSGTDGAVRRHPHYGRFIRLEQDRLVEMTWVTGEGGTQGAETVVTVELVPRHSGTLLSLTHTGFYNEDSRNAHEQAWHFVLEQLDKQMAGETS
- a CDS encoding DUF2164 domain-containing protein, which gives rise to MKPIKMPKEHREAMLDHIQEFFELERGESIGRLAADSLLKFFLKELGPAVYNQALSDCRILTAQRMQGLEEDIYALEWKKEGR
- a CDS encoding MFS transporter, with amino-acid sequence MRENTGNPSTFTFLKWFNFFVYGTMVLFTSFFQLYLQDVGMNKLEIGVLMSIGPLVSVFANPFWGIWTGRYQNNRVVVLLMLAGTLLFSQIIFQASTYETIYTAMILFYFCQTPLFAQSNTLVLSYIDGTPLRFGSFRLFGSLGWALTAIAAGPVIQFGGVSVLPYLFAVLLGLSIVSLAAMPKLRSSIGTAPLPLRGFRLLFRNPYFLFFIFFGMLVSIPNTINNTFMSLYINDMGGSKTMIGLAVFLSSILEAGVFMLCKRYLRRKISVLVGWLALVSVLFVLRWWLMSQATLPLEVALIQILHSVTFGGFFYVGTELTMLLIPGPYRSCGQALYTLSWGGISGMIGGILGGWLFQYLGAQSMYEFCVFLSLIGALGYGGMWFIIKRDDYRPTAATHDELEEDGI
- the mobA gene encoding molybdenum cofactor guanylyltransferase, whose product is MHIAGILIAGGRSRRMGADKSLLKFGGIPAIARVAAALGEVAEPVTIACGTEEREDYRFLRLPQAADRFPGCGPLAGLHAGMTASDAEWHFAAACDLPFASAAFMRYIVDALKRDGRHLAADSAGQGAGRLAEDGGAKKGALADKVRCGQSAAGAAPGPTAASCRPLAVVPVSLSGKVQPLLGLYHKDTLPGLENALRNGRLKVIEWLESMEVLYVPEAGFAGALDGGPSPLLNINTPEDYRAAAEWRV
- a CDS encoding GNAT family N-acetyltransferase, whose product is MFHFVIDDELVLKPLAPEHALPMFELVDLSRARLSQWLPWVDSVTEHAHITSYIKNAVKQGSENGGFTAGLWVDGEFAGVIGFHEIDWHNRSVGIGYWLGQGYCGKGYMTSACRVFIDHALMEMELNRVEIRCATGNTPSRAIPQRLGFVLEGVIREAELLPSGYVNHAVYGMLRSEWKMLR
- a CDS encoding glutamine--tRNA ligase/YqeY domain fusion protein, translated to MENRSTPSNFIKNVITEDLRSGKVNEVVTRFPPEPNGYLHIGHAKAIWINFTLADEFGGKTNLRFDDTNPLKEDTEYVKSIEEDVKWLGYDWENLRFASDYFEEMYERAELLINKGKAYVDDLSADQIRELRGTLTEPGKNSPYRDRSVEESLDLFRRMRAGEFKDGEKVLRAKIDMASPNINLRDPVIYRISHAHHHNTGDKWCIYPMYAYAHPIEDAIENVTHSLCSLEFEDQRPFYDWVIAECEMPAAPHQYEFGRLNLAQTVTSKRKLKLLVDEGHVDGWDDPRMPTISGLRRRGYTPEAIRAFVYETGISKSQGLVDLQMLEHFIREDLKLKAPRTMAVLRPLKVVITNYPEGQVEWLEAENNSENEEMGSRQIPFSREIYIERDDFMENPPNKYFRLFPGNEVRLKHAYFIKCNEVIKDENGEVTELRCTYDPETKSGSGFTGRKVKGTLHWVEAGHAAAAEFRLYEPLILAEETENKGEAEEQEAADKGTGSFLDQLNPKSLEILHGFVEHELKDSKAQDKYQFFRHGYFNVDSRYSEPGKPVFNLIVSLKSSFQPPKQG
- a CDS encoding MOSC domain-containing protein, which produces MKIISLNVGMPISTLYRGKSLETGIYKSPVEGPVHVSAGGLTGDGQADLVNHGGPDKAVCVYPSEHYPYWEEWLGKKLGYAAFGENATTAGLLETEVCIGDIYEVGSALLQVSQPRYPCFKLSQKHGPADMPAQVLKTGFSGFYFRVLREGELASGSAVVKISTGDGGVPVSRVLHMMEAGRGDKRGLEELVRLSSLASGIRAKFQAWLDAGE